A genomic stretch from Shewanella sediminis HAW-EB3 includes:
- the emrD gene encoding multidrug efflux MFS transporter EmrD — MNGPLMKSNPSQNNPGFSSLIFLIVMMVACGQMAQTIFVPALPAIADSFTVTAGQLQAIMACYLLSYGLLQFVYGPASDRLGRKPLLIFGLSLFVIGALLASVATSYSELIAATLLQGMGTASAGALCRSIPRDHYFGEPLVSLNSYISMAVIFSPLLAPFAGGMMTHYFGWQSVYSLLAGFGALVLLLVIFRLKESLPADKRKPESIMSSYRFVLAHRKFKSYLLCLVATFSGIAAFEAVAGVLYGQVLALSPFWVSIYFVAPIPGYLAGAYYAAKLKDNNKSTYRSVALLGSGALFLLIPGLSDLVIGWSLLVGSVLFFTGAGILFPVLTSAALEPFPRHAGVAGALLGGLQNFGAGVAALLMSLVPMHGQLSIGGLCALMVMLVILALNYARSGTDLDKSDVAVL, encoded by the coding sequence ATGAACGGCCCTTTGATGAAGTCAAACCCAAGCCAGAATAACCCGGGTTTTTCCTCACTTATCTTTCTGATTGTGATGATGGTTGCCTGTGGTCAAATGGCACAGACGATATTTGTACCCGCCCTGCCGGCAATCGCAGACAGTTTCACAGTTACTGCCGGACAACTGCAAGCGATCATGGCCTGCTATCTACTCTCCTATGGTCTGCTCCAGTTTGTTTATGGACCTGCGTCAGACCGTTTGGGTCGTAAGCCACTGCTCATCTTTGGCTTGTCACTGTTTGTCATTGGCGCTTTACTGGCGAGTGTAGCAACAAGCTATAGCGAGCTTATCGCCGCCACCTTGCTTCAGGGCATGGGAACGGCCAGTGCCGGTGCATTATGCAGGAGCATTCCAAGGGATCACTATTTTGGCGAGCCATTGGTATCACTGAACAGTTATATCTCGATGGCCGTCATATTTTCGCCACTTCTTGCACCTTTTGCAGGCGGTATGATGACACACTACTTTGGCTGGCAGTCTGTGTACTCACTGTTGGCAGGCTTTGGTGCCCTAGTACTGCTTTTGGTTATATTCAGACTTAAGGAGTCGCTCCCTGCGGATAAGCGTAAGCCTGAGTCAATCATGAGCTCATACCGGTTTGTGTTAGCCCATAGAAAGTTTAAAAGCTATCTGCTTTGTCTCGTGGCCACATTTTCAGGTATTGCGGCATTTGAGGCCGTTGCCGGCGTGCTCTACGGCCAGGTATTAGCACTATCTCCTTTTTGGGTCAGCATATACTTTGTTGCTCCGATCCCCGGTTACCTTGCCGGAGCCTATTATGCGGCGAAGTTAAAAGATAATAATAAGAGTACCTATCGAAGCGTTGCCCTACTGGGTTCGGGCGCACTCTTCCTGCTTATCCCAGGCCTGTCCGACCTGGTTATTGGCTGGAGCTTACTCGTGGGCTCGGTGTTGTTCTTTACCGGAGCTGGGATACTGTTCCCGGTATTAACGTCGGCGGCATTAGAGCCATTTCCCAGACACGCCGGTGTGGCCGGAGCACTGTTGGGTGGCTTGCAAAATTTTGGTGCCGGTGTGGCAGCCCTGCTCATGTCCTTAGTGCCAATGCACGGACAACTCAGCATCGGGGGATTGTGTGCCTTGATGGTGATGTTAGTGATACTGGCACTGAACTATGCCAGGTCGGGTACGGATCTGGATAAGAGTGATGTGGCGGTGTTGTAA
- a CDS encoding efflux transporter outer membrane subunit: MDKFIYKWPMFKRSLSKPGQNRIACIALMGCTTLLAGCAMGPDYQQPELDLPGQYHNELQQGEGDNIGKTQWRDFYLDPQLQPLINHALAQNLDLEAMRSRLIAARQRITVTDAALYPKVGIDAYGERSLDSGLTNTEPSSEDEFNLSGVVSWELDIWGANRRRSEAEYANFLSAQESLNLATISLISDVASRYYEWLDIEQRYQISTNTVALRKKELDLARLRKENGVISGLEVRQAEVEFQSAKVTLPDLDFERGEKANQLRILLGEFGYPLQLQTEAELRVEDALFPAQFNVGVPSEMLSQRPDVKAAEQALIAMNAKVGVAKTAFFPKFTISGSFGRESDELSNLLDSEGVTWSLLGGITAPIFNAGSISAQYEIAKEESKQALLAYRNTVLRAYFEVNDAMNSFRRSELAINAQQELVAASSEYNRLAGLRYRNGVASSLDLMDAQRKLFSAQLALSQIKRDRLLSMITLYRALGGGILSLQDAPPVMAADIIEGE, translated from the coding sequence ATGGATAAGTTTATTTATAAATGGCCGATGTTCAAACGTTCGTTGTCAAAGCCTGGTCAAAACCGAATTGCATGTATCGCCCTGATGGGCTGCACAACGCTCTTAGCGGGTTGTGCCATGGGGCCTGATTATCAACAGCCTGAGCTGGACCTTCCGGGCCAGTACCATAATGAATTACAGCAAGGAGAGGGCGATAATATAGGTAAAACCCAGTGGCGTGATTTTTATCTGGACCCCCAACTACAACCTTTGATAAACCATGCTTTGGCGCAGAACCTGGATCTGGAAGCCATGCGCTCACGTCTTATCGCCGCGAGGCAGCGCATTACCGTCACCGACGCCGCTCTGTATCCTAAAGTTGGGATCGATGCCTATGGCGAACGTTCACTCGATAGCGGACTCACCAATACGGAACCCTCAAGTGAAGATGAGTTCAATTTGTCAGGCGTCGTATCCTGGGAGCTGGATATCTGGGGCGCAAATCGCCGACGCAGTGAAGCTGAATATGCGAACTTCCTCTCAGCTCAGGAGTCATTGAACTTAGCGACAATCAGTTTGATCAGTGATGTCGCCAGTCGTTATTACGAATGGTTGGACATAGAGCAGAGATATCAAATTTCGACCAATACCGTGGCCCTGCGTAAAAAAGAGCTGGATTTGGCTCGTCTTCGCAAAGAAAATGGCGTCATCTCCGGCTTAGAGGTCAGGCAAGCAGAAGTTGAATTCCAGAGTGCCAAAGTCACCTTACCCGATCTCGATTTCGAAAGAGGGGAGAAGGCTAACCAATTGAGGATATTGCTGGGAGAGTTCGGTTATCCACTCCAGCTACAGACCGAAGCGGAGCTTAGAGTGGAAGACGCACTCTTCCCCGCACAATTTAATGTCGGTGTCCCCTCTGAGATGTTATCTCAGCGTCCCGACGTCAAGGCGGCAGAACAGGCTTTGATTGCGATGAATGCAAAAGTGGGAGTCGCCAAGACGGCATTCTTTCCGAAGTTTACCATCAGCGGCAGTTTTGGTCGTGAATCCGATGAACTGAGTAACTTGCTCGATAGTGAGGGTGTTACCTGGTCGTTACTCGGAGGCATTACGGCGCCAATCTTTAATGCCGGGAGTATCTCTGCTCAGTATGAGATTGCCAAAGAGGAGTCCAAACAGGCCCTGCTTGCTTATAGAAATACGGTGCTGAGGGCTTACTTTGAAGTCAATGATGCCATGAATAGCTTCAGACGTTCTGAGCTTGCCATCAATGCCCAGCAGGAACTGGTGGCTGCCTCGAGTGAGTATAACCGTTTAGCCGGACTGAGATACCGCAATGGTGTCGCCAGCTCATTGGATCTGATGGATGCTCAACGTAAACTGTTTAGCGCCCAACTCGCCTTGAGTCAGATAAAACGGGACAGACTCCTTTCCATGATAACGCTTTACCGCGCTCTGGGTGGTGGGATTCTTTCGCTACAAGATGCGCCGCCTGTGATGGCTGCCGATATTATCGAGGGGGAATAG
- a CDS encoding DUF1904 domain-containing protein, translated as MPHIRMRGLPEAAVAELSKTLLERLADICEVNSQGFTLDWIPSVGYRNGSADQSFTQVEMLWFPKDPETHHLVEKVIREAVQKAYPESLHIVVMFRQLEPETYYRNGQHF; from the coding sequence ATGCCTCATATTCGTATGCGGGGTTTACCAGAAGCTGCTGTAGCTGAGTTAAGCAAGACGTTACTCGAGCGATTAGCCGATATTTGTGAAGTCAATTCGCAAGGATTCACTTTAGATTGGATTCCAAGCGTAGGTTACCGTAACGGCAGTGCTGACCAGAGTTTCACACAAGTTGAGATGCTCTGGTTCCCTAAAGATCCCGAAACTCACCATTTGGTAGAGAAAGTTATCCGTGAAGCCGTTCAGAAGGCTTATCCGGAGTCACTGCATATTGTTGTGATGTTCAGGCAACTAGAACCTGAAACTTACTACCGAAATGGCCAGCATTTTTAA
- a CDS encoding tRNA-uridine aminocarboxypropyltransferase, with amino-acid sequence MSFHQHAVHRLYRYRKAISTKPYGARGKNLVRCEQCLLAEVYCTCESRTQLESNNAFLLIMYDDEVLKPSNSGRLIADLIPDTHAYIWSRTQANRKMLALIQSPEYQPFVIFPGEYAYDNQPIVDKVIPSSIGEGKRPLFIMLDGSWREAIKMFRKSPYLHSLPLLSFTPETAAKYGLRKGSRDFQLGTAEVAALALGASGEQGNAESLNAWFELFIESSIFSRSRKSTSDLTPLMELTQAFKASLK; translated from the coding sequence ATGAGTTTTCACCAGCACGCAGTACATAGGCTTTATCGATATCGTAAGGCTATTTCCACCAAACCCTATGGAGCACGGGGGAAAAATTTGGTTCGTTGTGAGCAATGTCTACTTGCAGAGGTGTATTGCACCTGTGAATCTCGCACACAGCTTGAATCGAATAATGCTTTTTTATTGATAATGTACGATGATGAAGTCTTAAAACCCAGTAATAGCGGGCGTTTAATTGCCGATCTCATTCCCGATACCCATGCCTATATCTGGTCGCGTACCCAAGCAAATCGGAAGATGTTGGCCTTGATCCAGAGTCCTGAATATCAACCCTTCGTAATTTTTCCCGGTGAATATGCTTATGACAACCAGCCTATAGTCGACAAAGTTATCCCTTCGTCCATTGGTGAGGGTAAGAGGCCCCTGTTTATCATGCTCGATGGTAGTTGGCGTGAAGCGATTAAGATGTTTCGTAAAAGCCCCTATCTTCATTCATTGCCGTTATTGTCATTTACGCCGGAAACGGCTGCAAAGTATGGTTTACGAAAAGGCAGTCGAGATTTTCAATTGGGAACGGCGGAGGTTGCGGCCTTGGCTCTGGGGGCGTCGGGTGAGCAAGGCAATGCCGAGTCACTCAACGCCTGGTTTGAACTCTTTATCGAGTCGTCTATTTTTAGCCGAAGCCGTAAAAGCACCTCAGATTTAACCCCCTTGATGGAGCTTACTCAGGCGTTTAAAGCTAGTCTCAAATAA
- a CDS encoding efflux RND transporter periplasmic adaptor subunit encodes MPHFPRSAQINPLAKFLFSNFKRPSMGFAILLGSLAGISGCEEVAPTIIPKAVVVEQVSTATVPLYGNYIGITKASLDVEVRARVNGFVEDKSFIEGSGVKEGSVLYRIDDRPYVAVVNRLKANMESQQSVLDKAQRDVERLKPLYEQDAASQLDFDNALSLLSQAKSSLAASKAQLEEAQLELSYTSIRSPISGLVSRSEVDIGALVGSSGQSLLTRVKQVDPIYVTFNMSALDYLNARRRMTSYSEKKEAESEGKAVEGFVTITLPDNSEYRYLGDVRFTDPSVNPETGTFQVRAELPNPDKELLPGQYTNVRIKLNEVNNAIVIPQKATQVEQGGVYVMVVLPDNKVERRFIVIDHQGPMGVVVQSGLKAGELVIIEGMHRVRHGQIAEPLTAEQYHKKEDSKEKQQALKQQELEQIQEQE; translated from the coding sequence ATGCCTCATTTTCCACGCAGCGCTCAGATTAACCCACTCGCTAAATTTCTATTCAGTAACTTTAAACGCCCCTCAATGGGATTCGCTATTTTACTTGGCTCGCTGGCAGGTATCAGCGGATGTGAAGAGGTGGCACCGACAATCATTCCTAAAGCAGTGGTCGTCGAGCAGGTGTCAACGGCCACCGTTCCTCTGTATGGTAATTATATCGGCATCACTAAAGCCTCATTGGATGTTGAGGTGAGGGCTCGGGTAAACGGTTTTGTCGAAGATAAGAGTTTCATCGAAGGAAGTGGAGTAAAAGAGGGCTCGGTGCTCTATCGCATCGACGATCGTCCCTATGTTGCTGTGGTAAACCGCTTAAAGGCAAATATGGAGTCTCAGCAGTCGGTATTGGATAAGGCTCAGCGCGATGTTGAGCGATTAAAACCTCTCTATGAGCAAGATGCAGCCAGCCAACTCGATTTCGATAATGCACTGTCTTTGTTATCGCAAGCCAAGTCCAGTTTAGCTGCCAGTAAAGCACAATTGGAAGAGGCGCAGCTCGAACTCAGTTACACCTCGATACGTTCACCTATCAGCGGCTTAGTCAGTCGCTCCGAGGTGGACATCGGTGCCTTGGTAGGAAGCAGTGGCCAGTCATTGTTAACCCGGGTCAAGCAGGTCGATCCCATCTACGTGACCTTCAATATGTCGGCACTCGATTACCTGAACGCAAGGCGACGTATGACGAGTTATTCAGAGAAAAAGGAGGCCGAGTCAGAGGGTAAGGCAGTCGAAGGGTTTGTTACCATCACGCTCCCCGATAACAGTGAGTATCGCTATTTGGGTGATGTACGCTTTACCGACCCGTCAGTAAATCCAGAAACGGGCACCTTTCAGGTTCGCGCCGAACTACCTAACCCTGATAAAGAGCTGCTTCCCGGTCAATACACTAATGTGCGCATCAAGCTCAATGAAGTGAATAATGCCATCGTCATTCCTCAAAAAGCCACTCAAGTTGAGCAAGGTGGCGTGTATGTGATGGTTGTCCTGCCCGATAACAAGGTCGAGCGACGTTTTATCGTCATCGATCATCAGGGACCCATGGGGGTCGTGGTACAAAGTGGGTTAAAGGCCGGAGAGTTAGTCATAATCGAAGGTATGCATAGAGTCAGACACGGCCAAATTGCCGAGCCGTTAACGGCAGAGCAATATCATAAGAAAGAAGATTCAAAAGAGAAACAGCAGGCGCTTAAACAACAAGAGTTAGAGCAGATACAGGAGCAAGAATAA
- a CDS encoding efflux RND transporter permease subunit: MAQYFVNRPVFASVISIVIVLLGVIAMFQLPIDQYPYITPPQVKVSASYPGATSTTAAESVATPLEQELNGVPNMIYMSSKSTNSGSANVTITFDVGTNPDLAAVDVQNSTQQATGSLPIDVQTEGVSVSKEASVELLKLALTSSDERYDEIYLSNYATINIQSALKRIPGVGRVRNTGSRSYSMRVWLKPDMMAGYGLTTSDVIGAIKAQNRESPAGSIGSQPNTDSLSMTLPITAAGRMSSVPQFNEIIVRANTDGSLIRLRDIASIELGSSAYTLQSQLNGANATILQVYLLPGANALEVTKRVKQEMAALGEKFPQGMEWQVFFDASIFIQNSIDEVVKTLIEALVLVILVVYLFLQNWRATLIPAIAVPVSLIGTLAAMLAFGFTINTVSLLALVLAIGIVVDDAIVVVENVERLMHENGLSPTEATKVAMKELSGALVATSLVLAAVFVPVSFLSGITGIMYREFAVAITVAVLISTVVALTLSPALCALLLRPGDQATSGFFKWLNDKLDMSTSKYVALVTLTNKHAKRSYLAFAVMVGGVYVIMSGLPSSFMPDEDQGRFFIDMSLPNGATVNRSQAVLKKAEAKVLNHPAVAYSFTLAGENRRSGSNQANGMFEIILKPWSQRADDNATVQQVMKDIKVSLQDILEAEFSVYLPSAVPGLGNGSGVEMELQDTSGTNFKGLMETADELVEALKLQPEIATAGLSLQSAIPQLHLSVDEAKAMAIGVNISDIYSTIKTFTDSSTVNDFNLFGRVYRVKVQAEDKYRQFPEQIKDYYVRSSSGAMVPIGVLAEYDYSVGPAAVTHYNLFTSASINASPAQGYASGDVIRAINRVATPMLPNEFRYEWTGITYQEVQSANQTGIAVTLAMVFVFLFLCALYESWTIPIAVLLIAPIAMLGAALGTFVSGMESNLFFQVAFISLIGMAAKNSILIVEFANQLHKQGKSRLEAALEAANMRFRPILMTSMAFILGVLPLVLSVGPGAVSRQSISIPILCGMIFATTIGIVLVPLFFVTTAGWFKSKTESKSEMQSAENESITPTGEQGGAV; this comes from the coding sequence ATGGCTCAGTATTTTGTTAATCGCCCTGTTTTTGCCAGCGTGATATCCATCGTCATCGTGCTCCTTGGCGTTATTGCCATGTTCCAGCTGCCGATAGATCAATATCCCTATATTACGCCGCCACAGGTGAAGGTCTCGGCCTCCTATCCCGGGGCAACCTCAACTACCGCCGCCGAATCTGTTGCAACGCCGCTCGAGCAAGAGTTAAACGGTGTGCCCAACATGATCTACATGAGCTCGAAAAGTACCAACTCGGGCAGCGCTAACGTGACTATCACCTTCGATGTGGGCACCAATCCCGATCTGGCTGCTGTCGATGTGCAAAACTCGACCCAGCAGGCGACGGGAAGCTTGCCCATCGATGTACAAACAGAAGGGGTGTCAGTCTCCAAAGAGGCCTCGGTAGAGCTGCTTAAATTAGCACTGACCTCCAGTGACGAGCGTTATGATGAGATCTATCTCAGTAACTACGCCACCATTAATATTCAGTCGGCTCTGAAACGCATTCCCGGTGTGGGGCGGGTACGTAACACCGGCTCTCGTAGTTACTCGATGCGAGTCTGGCTTAAGCCTGACATGATGGCAGGCTACGGCTTGACGACCAGTGATGTTATCGGTGCCATCAAGGCGCAAAACAGGGAGTCGCCGGCTGGCTCTATTGGCTCTCAGCCAAATACCGACTCGCTCAGCATGACATTGCCCATTACCGCCGCCGGGCGTATGAGCAGTGTGCCACAATTTAATGAGATCATCGTTCGGGCGAACACAGATGGTTCACTGATCCGCTTGCGTGACATCGCCAGTATAGAACTGGGCTCCTCAGCCTATACACTGCAGTCTCAATTAAACGGCGCTAACGCGACTATCTTGCAGGTCTACCTATTACCGGGGGCCAATGCCTTAGAGGTGACTAAAAGGGTCAAGCAAGAGATGGCCGCATTAGGAGAAAAATTCCCACAGGGGATGGAGTGGCAGGTCTTCTTCGATGCATCGATATTTATCCAGAACTCGATAGATGAAGTGGTAAAGACGCTCATCGAAGCCCTGGTATTAGTTATTCTGGTCGTCTATCTGTTCCTTCAGAACTGGCGCGCCACGCTTATACCGGCGATTGCCGTACCCGTCTCCCTGATTGGTACGTTAGCCGCTATGCTCGCCTTTGGGTTCACCATCAATACCGTCAGCTTGCTGGCTCTGGTATTGGCTATCGGTATTGTGGTCGATGACGCCATCGTTGTGGTGGAAAATGTCGAGCGCCTGATGCATGAAAATGGCCTTAGTCCAACAGAGGCGACCAAGGTGGCGATGAAGGAGTTATCGGGTGCATTAGTGGCAACCAGCTTGGTACTGGCCGCCGTTTTCGTCCCCGTCTCTTTCCTGTCAGGTATTACCGGTATCATGTACCGAGAGTTCGCGGTCGCGATCACCGTTGCCGTACTTATCTCAACCGTGGTGGCGTTGACGCTGTCGCCGGCGCTGTGCGCCTTACTGTTAAGGCCGGGCGATCAGGCAACCTCCGGTTTTTTCAAATGGCTTAACGACAAACTCGATATGAGTACGAGTAAGTATGTGGCGTTAGTTACATTAACGAATAAGCATGCTAAACGCAGCTATCTGGCCTTTGCCGTAATGGTGGGCGGTGTGTATGTCATCATGTCTGGCCTGCCATCGAGCTTTATGCCCGATGAAGATCAGGGACGCTTCTTTATCGACATGTCGCTACCTAATGGCGCCACCGTTAACCGCTCACAGGCGGTACTCAAAAAAGCCGAAGCCAAGGTACTTAATCACCCAGCCGTGGCCTACTCATTTACCTTGGCGGGGGAGAACCGTCGTTCTGGCTCTAACCAGGCCAATGGTATGTTTGAGATCATATTGAAGCCCTGGTCGCAGCGCGCCGATGACAATGCCACCGTGCAGCAGGTGATGAAGGATATTAAGGTCTCCCTACAAGATATCTTAGAGGCCGAATTTAGTGTCTATCTGCCATCGGCCGTGCCGGGTTTAGGTAATGGCTCGGGCGTCGAGATGGAGCTGCAAGATACATCCGGCACTAACTTTAAAGGCTTAATGGAGACGGCGGATGAACTGGTAGAGGCACTTAAACTACAACCTGAGATAGCCACTGCCGGTTTATCGCTGCAGAGCGCCATACCTCAGCTGCACCTCAGTGTTGATGAAGCTAAGGCCATGGCTATAGGTGTTAATATCTCTGATATCTACAGCACGATTAAAACCTTTACCGATTCATCTACCGTCAACGACTTTAACCTGTTTGGCCGGGTGTATAGGGTTAAGGTCCAAGCCGAAGACAAATACCGTCAGTTCCCTGAGCAGATTAAAGATTACTACGTTCGTTCATCCAGTGGAGCCATGGTGCCTATCGGTGTGTTAGCCGAATATGATTACTCTGTGGGTCCGGCTGCCGTAACTCACTATAACTTGTTTACCAGCGCTTCAATCAATGCATCTCCGGCTCAAGGCTATGCGTCGGGTGATGTGATCCGCGCAATAAACCGGGTTGCCACGCCTATGCTGCCAAATGAGTTCAGGTATGAGTGGACCGGGATCACTTACCAAGAGGTGCAATCGGCAAACCAGACCGGGATAGCGGTAACGCTCGCCATGGTGTTTGTGTTCCTCTTCTTGTGCGCCCTATATGAGAGTTGGACGATTCCTATCGCCGTGTTACTTATCGCGCCTATCGCCATGTTGGGAGCGGCGTTAGGCACATTCGTCAGTGGCATGGAGAGTAACCTATTTTTCCAGGTGGCATTTATCTCGCTTATCGGCATGGCTGCAAAGAACTCGATTTTGATCGTCGAATTTGCCAATCAGCTGCATAAACAGGGCAAGAGTCGCTTAGAGGCGGCTTTGGAAGCCGCCAATATGCGTTTCCGTCCTATCTTGATGACCTCGATGGCCTTCATCTTAGGGGTATTGCCCTTGGTGTTATCGGTTGGGCCTGGCGCTGTGAGTCGACAGTCGATCTCGATTCCTATCCTGTGTGGCATGATCTTCGCGACCACGATAGGCATAGTGTTGGTTCCGCTCTTCTTTGTTACTACTGCGGGATGGTTCAAGTCTAAAACTGAGTCAAAGTCAGAAATGCAGAGCGCCGAAAATGAGTCCATTACCCCAACGGGTGAACAGGGAGGGGCAGTTTAA
- the pssA gene encoding CDP-diacylglycerol--serine O-phosphatidyltransferase, whose translation MLNKLGGIPVQPDAIRWLLTPKGLKAELLERIASAEHSIYISALYLEDDEAGREILTALMSAKQRTPSMDIKVLVDFHRARRGLIGHKGDSGNYQMYRKVMAEAEHPIDILGVPVKSREFMGVLHLKGFIVDDTVIYSGASINNIYLHQQEKYRFDRYHVIDSAELARSMRQMIQTYLVEDIAVCSLTQDKECELLPEKNDVRSLKNRLSKAHYEFTKVNQGNRITPLVGLGRKKNRLNKLVVDMVAQSKESLFICTPYFNPPYVLARAMAKHLKDGKRIDIVVGDKTANDFYIPPEEEFSTIGALPYMYEQSLRKFAKRQQWAIESGQLSIHLWKDGINSYHLKGISADDKCHLITGSNLNPRAWALDLENGLLLQDESGAWKEKFQVEQAHILQHTERLYHYSQLETLNNYPAPVRKIMTRIRRLKADFLLRRIL comes from the coding sequence TTGCTGAATAAGCTTGGTGGAATACCTGTCCAACCAGACGCCATACGTTGGTTGTTGACACCTAAAGGCCTCAAGGCCGAATTATTAGAACGTATTGCCTCTGCAGAGCACTCGATTTACATCTCAGCCCTCTATCTGGAAGATGATGAGGCAGGACGTGAGATCTTAACTGCTTTAATGTCTGCCAAGCAGCGCACACCTTCCATGGATATTAAGGTTTTGGTCGATTTCCATCGCGCCAGGCGCGGTCTTATCGGTCATAAAGGTGACAGTGGTAATTATCAGATGTACCGTAAGGTCATGGCTGAGGCCGAGCACCCCATCGATATATTGGGGGTACCCGTTAAGTCTCGTGAATTTATGGGCGTCTTGCACCTAAAAGGCTTTATTGTCGATGATACTGTCATCTACAGTGGTGCCAGCATCAATAATATCTACCTGCATCAACAAGAGAAGTATCGCTTCGACAGGTATCATGTTATCGATTCTGCTGAGCTTGCGCGTTCCATGCGTCAGATGATCCAGACCTATCTTGTCGAAGATATTGCCGTCTGTTCTCTTACTCAAGATAAAGAATGTGAGCTGTTGCCAGAGAAAAATGATGTTCGTAGCCTGAAAAACCGCCTTAGTAAGGCGCATTATGAGTTTACGAAGGTTAACCAGGGTAACCGGATAACACCGCTTGTAGGGCTGGGTCGTAAGAAGAACAGGTTAAATAAGCTGGTCGTCGATATGGTGGCACAGTCTAAAGAGTCACTCTTTATCTGTACGCCATACTTTAACCCACCATACGTTCTTGCCAGAGCGATGGCAAAACATCTTAAGGATGGGAAACGAATAGATATTGTTGTTGGTGATAAGACGGCTAATGATTTCTATATCCCACCTGAAGAGGAGTTCTCTACCATTGGTGCTTTGCCATACATGTATGAGCAATCGTTACGGAAATTCGCCAAGAGACAGCAGTGGGCCATAGAATCGGGTCAGTTGAGCATACATCTTTGGAAAGATGGTATTAACAGCTACCATCTTAAAGGCATCAGTGCCGATGATAAGTGCCACCTGATCACCGGCAGTAATTTGAACCCTCGTGCCTGGGCTTTGGATCTTGAAAATGGCCTGCTCTTGCAGGATGAGTCCGGAGCCTGGAAAGAGAAGTTCCAAGTAGAGCAGGCGCACATTCTTCAACATACTGAGCGTTTGTATCATTACAGTCAGCTAGAGACATTAAATAACTATCCAGCGCCTGTGCGTAAGATAATGACGCGTATCAGACGCCTTAAGGCTGACTTCCTGCTAAGAAGAATTCTTTAG
- a CDS encoding response regulator transcription factor produces MCDIYLVDDDQDVLNSLSWMLDGLGLKTQGFLNAASFLSAVDITRPGIAILDIQMPGMDGIALLHHIKVAASPMSVIMLTGHGTITMAVQAIQQGAIDFLEKPVDGDKLSLLLARAKEISLQSFDELRLQTEIEHRVASLTPREHEVMLKVLEGKLNKVIAAELNIAQRTIELHRQKVMQKMQVSNAAELAYLMAKSEE; encoded by the coding sequence ATGTGTGATATCTACCTCGTCGATGACGACCAGGATGTATTAAATTCTTTGAGCTGGATGCTAGATGGCCTCGGTCTCAAAACTCAGGGCTTTTTAAATGCCGCAAGCTTTTTGAGTGCTGTCGATATTACTCGACCTGGCATCGCCATCTTAGACATTCAGATGCCGGGTATGGACGGTATTGCGTTACTTCACCATATCAAAGTTGCCGCCAGCCCTATGAGTGTCATCATGCTTACCGGTCACGGAACCATCACTATGGCTGTACAGGCGATACAACAAGGGGCTATAGACTTTCTGGAGAAGCCAGTCGATGGCGATAAACTTAGCTTACTGTTGGCGCGGGCAAAAGAGATAAGCTTACAATCATTTGATGAACTTCGCCTGCAAACAGAAATAGAGCATAGAGTCGCAAGCTTAACCCCTAGAGAGCATGAAGTGATGTTAAAGGTGCTCGAAGGAAAGCTGAATAAAGTCATTGCAGCCGAGCTCAACATTGCCCAACGAACCATAGAATTACACAGACAGAAAGTGATGCAAAAGATGCAAGTCAGTAACGCTGCAGAGCTGGCCTACCTAATGGCCAAGAGTGAAGAATGA